One Phaseolus vulgaris cultivar G19833 chromosome 11, P. vulgaris v2.0, whole genome shotgun sequence genomic window carries:
- the LOC137805671 gene encoding uncharacterized protein, giving the protein MIYNTDLSEFISGKQELNISIIQFFMMFLHRVCITEGKENMYGFLDPAYTNPVGPNSSETQAYITNTLEKEGKQIYLCPYINEHHWQLLVLSMVDKTAVWFCSLHKKIPTNFKDIIDTSWRGYNILKGRSISNNLNWIRIKCNKQPGSYECGYYIMQWMITIIRLGVKTGWKEVINLYGLCTIQTAL; this is encoded by the exons atgatttacaacacagatttatcagaatttatatctgggaaacaggagctgaatataagtataattcaattttttatgat gtttttgcatagagtctgtatcactgaggggaaggaaaatatgtatggattcttagatcctgcatatactaatcccgttggaccaaactcatctgagactcaagcatacatcactaacaccctggaaaaagagggaaaacaaatttatttatgcccttatattaatga gcatcattggcagttacttgtcttatcaatggttgataagactgctgtgtggttttgttccctacacaagaagattcccacaaactttaaggatatcattgatac ttcatggcgtggatataacatcctaaaaggtcgatcaatttcaaataatttgaactggataagaataaag tgtaataaacaaccaggaagctatgagtgtggctattacattatgcaatggatgattaccattataaggcTAGGTGTTAAAACGggttggaaagag gttattaatttatatggtttATGCACAATACAAActgcactttaa